The Biomphalaria glabrata chromosome 7, xgBioGlab47.1, whole genome shotgun sequence region TTTGGATTTCTTTTTACTATAAATGATTGGATTTCTTCTGCAAGGGCACATATGATAACCTGCAAGGGCACATATGATAACATGAAGAGAGATGCATTCTTTCAGGGCTTCAAAAGATCAAGGtcattttttagaaatatttctctatGGATTTCCTGGTCAATAAATTCATGAGTATTCTGACCACTGACCTTTTAGTAAACCAAATGATTTTGCCAGCTCCCTTAATCTTATTAAGCTATAAGATtgcataaaaacaaataaagtatctggacctgatggtatttcACAAAAGATTGCTCAAAGAACTATGCCATGAGGTAGCACCAgaattcaaaatacttttttaatggTCAATTAATCATTCTAGGGTGCAGAGGGAGTGGAAAGATGCTAATGTCAGTCCCCTAGAAAATAGGAAAATAATCTATTCTgaaaactacagaccagtatcactaatCAGAATCACATGTTAAATACTAGAACACATATTATGTAGCAACATTATGAATCAATTAGATAAACACAATGTCTTTACTCAATACCAACATGtctttaggaaatataggtcatgtgaaactcaattagaaggactaattgatgaattttcaaaggattcaaaataaacaaaaagatgcaATTTCATTAGACTTTTCTAAGGCATATTTGAGAAAGTTCATCACCATAGTTTACTTTGAAAATTTAAATACTTTGGTATTGCTGGTTCATTGCATTGCTGAACTGGTAGTCGACAACTtggtgaggttgtgacagagtgttgcatgaggtttgcaggacatgttctctgacataCAAAGAGTTGCAATGAAATGGAGGCCAATAGgaggaaagtgcaaacagggacgtcctcataTAAACTGGTGCCACACTTTCAAGGAAGACCTCGGATCAGTGGAAACCAGgcgggaagaggcttcagatattgtcaatgacagatctttgtggagacagcttgctgcccaatgcacCAATAGGCATGGAAGGATCtaactaagtaagtaagtaaggtTCATTGCATCAATGGATTCATGATTtcctgatagggagagaacaaactgtaataaaaaatggctccaaatcaacaccaataatagTAAACTTAGAGTaacataacaaacgaatattcacattagactagagtaacacctttagtaaaatcaccaaatttagagacacttcaggacaaaagaataaaaagtaaagtaacaataatacataaaacactgagccataatttacaaatataaaacaaaacctaataaaacactagGAAATATGCAAAGACAgcagcacatttcttattccatatgctaagaataattcgtacaaatgctccttcctcCTTAGTgcaattagagaatggaatgagttgcttgaatcagccagggaaaCCAATAATGTAGCAGAGTTTaaatcactgattaacatgcatgactagattgacacatgaaatgcacagggcctaattatcttctattttgaagtaacatctgtaatctgTAAGATAAGTTCTTGTGTGAATTGCAGTTGAGCCTTTCTAGTTCCGCTATACAGCATTATTGGACATACCAACATTATAAATACTAAATTATTCATTACACAATACCTGTGTATATCTTGTGACATCATTATAAGTATTAGGTGGCATTCGCCTCACATGGGTAGATGATTGTACTCTTCTAGGCAAATATTTGGATGGTGTGATTGTATAAGACTCATTGGATgtcttaaaatagatttttaaattacataacagatgagaaataataaaacacagaaaaaaactaaaatagttAAACTACTTCCATGACAATTAAAATTAGTTGTAGTTTtctaaaacaatatattttacgttaacattatttacataaaactcaCATGGCCAGTTACATTTTGATCTGTAAAATGTGTGTCTCCTATAATATCATGCAGAGAGAAATCATTCTTTTCAACAATGTCCTGTGCTGTTTTCATTCGCCTGTTATCAGCAGACTGAGTTCTTCTTAACCTATTTGTTTTTCCTAAATTTGCTTTctggaaaaaaataatgtataactTAAACTGTAAAAAATTGACAGCCTATTCgaaatcttcttttattttaatgacaaattatttttattaatgaatgaaaaaatgaaatccACTCTGGTGCACACAGCTTAAAAGTCATAAGTTTTGCAAATGAAAGTTATCAAGCTTTATCTCTTTGTAGCACTTTGAAGTGGTAGTCTGTGTAGTATCTTGTGTCATATTACATGGCCTGTGATACATGGTTCATGACTTAATAACCTAAAAGAGACTTGACAAAATGGCCTGGTTGAAAACGGGATTTCACCAGAAAACACTCATTTCTTGAATTATAAGGGGCAGCCTTAAAATAAGGGATCATTATaactaaaatatacaaaagCCACTGTTTGGTATTATTATAACTCACCATATAAAATCATAAGAagacattatttaaaatgatgaaaatgcaatgtatttttttttcaaaattgggAAACCCATAGAAGAAACATTACCACCATAAAAAGCACAGACTGCTAAAAGTGAACTTAAAAACCTGAGCCAGTTAATTGGTCGaatgtgacaaaatatatatatatcacagcTGGGTTGACATAGCCATACAAAATACTGCTCTTAAAGatgacatattattattataattattataataacaaaattattattatgattatcatGTATTTAATTGAAAGAGGATGTTTACTTCATGTCTGTAATGTAATGGTAACCTTGACATGCTGTTGTTATGGTCATTTAAGACTGCATCCATGTACAACTGTCTGTTTACCAGGTAATGCTGCTGGTGTTGTCGCAGTTCACTCTGTGCAGTCAGGTATTCTCTCTCCAGCAATTTAAATGCTAGCCTTTCCCAGTTCTGCTCACATCTCCTCtttaacaattaaaacaaaaaaatgttccagACATTGCAAAAGTCAtatgaaatcaaataaaaaatgtaaaaggtCACtgtcaagatttaaaaaaaaaaaagctattaaaaccagtaaacatttgttctttttctttggGATTTCAAatatcttctttaaaaaatcaaaatgtttttgtttttttaaataaaatttactttaatagaaTACTTGTAAGAATAATGATTAATTGCACACTGATATTTGATATAAGCATCATttgcatatttttaaaagaataatgaTTAATTGCACATTGCTATTTGATATAAGCATCATttgcatatttttaaaagaataatgaTTAATTGCACATTGCTATTTGATATAAGCatcatttgcatttttttaaaaagaataatgaTTAATTGCGCATTGCTATTTGATATAAGCatcatttgcattttttttaaaagaataatgaTTAATTGCACATTGCTATTTGATATAAGCATCATTTGCATATTGTAACTGTTACAAAATCAGAGACAAagttatgaaataaatatttgaacataaagGTAAGGGGACTTTGTTGGGGTACCAGCACAAAGAGAAGAATggtgtcttgtgttgttgtaTACATTGTGTTTATAATGCCTATGATATGCTAATGTTCACAAATCAAGGCATTAATAAAACACTTTaaatgagaaaagaaaatgattctCTGATAAAACAGAAGTATgaactttaaatatattttttgttttttttacatttatacataattacatataaaaaaaaaaagcaacaaatgattataatatattgatattgaAAAGGAAAGTGTGAGAGTGATGGGGGACTAAGCAAAGATAGTTCATTCAAACTACTACCACTATATTGTTAATGTTCTATTGTTTGTACAACAAATAATGTATGATATAGCTTCAAATAAAGCTTACTTTCCTTATGAATGTGACATCTGCTGAGTTAGCTCTTGCATTGCTTCCATTCTGATTGTCTGACTCAATGGGAGTCACtcctgcattttatttattgaaagtaaagaattacattttttttctattaatttatttcttaaaagcattttctttaaattaaaaatgaacatttaaatttaaggtaattaaataattaccaaCTATTTTTGAAAGATGAATAGTGGCAAGTCTGTCACCAGTCCAAGACCTGTTTAAAACAATGTAGCTTGTTAAGTTGTcataatgaaaaattaaatgatGATAAATGATTCATCAAAACTATGGCttacttgaaaaataataatgtggGGTATTCTCTAGTACATAGcaatctattattattttacaaaataaatctacatttagatctatatttttttgcaATTACCTTTTAATCAAAGATAAGAGGCAATTTAGTTGATCAGTCAGCTTTTTATTTTCCAGTTTACAATTGACCAATTCCTGTTTCACTGTGGATAACTCATTACAGTTTGTTAAATTAACATCCACTTCATGATCAGACATCAAATTAACTCCTGAGACACTGAGGGATGAATTGCTAGGAGTCATCATTATATATTGGTATTTCTGAACTGAGTTAATAAGCATATTATATAAATTAGAAACTTGATCTAGGTTGAAATTGGACAATAACTAAGTTAAAAATAAGTTATTATATTATTACAGTACATCTGTTAGTATCCCTGTAAGTGTAATCTGTTAGTTTCCCTATCTTCTGTTTAGTATCCCTGTAAGTGTAATCTGTTAGTTTCCCTATCTTCTGTTTAGTATCCCTGTAAGTGTAATCTGTTAGTTTACCTTTATGTTCATTGATATGTGGGTGGGTGGTATAAAATGCTCATTGATATGTGGGTGGGTGGTATAAAATGCTCAATGTCTCAGGATTGAATCTTAGTGAAGACTGGTTTCAGTGATTTAAATTTGAtcctaatttatatttttagtaCTTAAAAGGCAGCTTTAAAATAGATAGCCTACCCTCTTAGAAAAAATAGTAGGTATATGATTAGGAACTTGAACTAGGTTGAAATTGGACAATAACTAAGTTAAAaataagttattattattattactataaaaTTTATGGTTAAGATAGTTATTTTCCAATTTCAACATAGATCAAGTTTCTTATTATACATCTATTAACTCTATGCTAGACCTGTGATTATTGTTACTAATAttagtacccctttcagaccttgcgatctatagggcagatgatgtaaaggtaatctgtttctgacCCCCATGGCTAACAAGGGGGTCAtgtagcacaatgaccaacggcctttacttttccacaacttatgtcaggtacccattagagctgaaaGGACTCAGTGGTTCCCTAAAaatacagaaattaaaaatcctagtcttcacgaAGATTCAAaccaggacccccggttcagaaataatcagaagccaagtgctttaccactcagacaACATGTCTTGGTTATTAATATTACTAATATAACTGATAAGAACTTTATAAAAATAAGAATGAAACTGATAataatttttatgaaatttatgcAAAATGTAAAACAGCAGACTGCAATGAGCAGTGGTTAGCAAAAAAGTCATGACAGGTAATAGTTGAGGTCACTATTCCTTTTCTTATAAACAGTAGATTCAAAATATCTCAAATGTACTATagataatctacatctagatttataacTTAATTATGTAAACTAAATGACTTAATTAGAAATGTAGATCAAGTTCATAACAACTCATAGTTAAAGATCTAGAGATATCATATTCAAAGACATCTCAATCTGCAATATTGAAATTCGTGCATTGAAGATCGTTCAAAtcaatggatctagatctatacaattaattaattaattattgtagaGTACATTTGtgattacattttaaatctaattttctAAATCTTGAACATTAAATAAGTTagtttaaacattaaatttCAATTACAGCACAGTCACATTATACAATAAAGTGAACAGTGTCAATCATGTCAATGTGATTAACTTGATCTGAATATAATGTAGACATGTGAGGGGGTCAGGGTTAGCCTCACCTCCCCTCAGTCAGTTTCAGATTCAGACTTCTTCTTCCAAGTTCTTGAGTcaacaatttaaataatttaatttacaacaacaaaaataataaatataaaagaattcTTAATCATTAATGATAATCATGATAATGTGACATGACTGACTTTAATATCagatttagattattataatcttttattctcatgaataataataaattggctaatgtctttaattttttaatgactaGAAAAGtctaattacaaattttaaattagactagactagatcatTAGATGTCTAAATCTGGATTCAGAATTTCTATTTGTtctactagaaaaaaaaaagtagattttaaattcgtatatttctagatctttgattctagacctagactctagtatctactaatctagtctagatctagatctatcatggAATGGATCaatctgataaaaaaaatccaaaagtaTGTCAATTTGTTTACAGTGGCTAGTAACAAGGTATTTAGATTGAGATTTATATAAAAGTAtacttcttttttaattttacagaacaataaattaaaactCCGATGTGGTAATCGTTATATTCCACAAACTAGATACACTTACTGTTTAAAATTagtgaaaaatgttttaatatgtgaatatttaaaaaagatatacctagatctatatagatctagatctatatacttaaATCTCTATGTAACTCAAAGATTGTTGATTTAGATCGATTCGTTTCACGATGGTGGCTCCTTTTTAATATAATCTATACACGGAAGTGAGTAGgctaaataaaattgtttccaaattagatctagatctatattatacgATCCTGCTTACGACATAAAATCAGAGAACTGAATAGACTTTATAAACTGTAGATCTCTATATAGgtgactaggtctagatctatctcatcATGTCTTATGGATATGGGCAGCAAGCAGGCTATGGCCAGCCAGCTGGATACAATCAAGGATATGGACAGCCAGCACCTCCACCAGGTGTGGATCAAAACTTTCTATCAGGAATTTTTCAGAGGTAAGCTTCTGCTACACTGTTACCTGTACACACTAGTGACACACTCACACGTGACACTGTCACTCACTGAGTGAGACTGTGACACACACAGAACTAATCTagaagagatctagatctatttatctatactATAATATTAATCATCTAGGTCCAATCTAGATACTAAGATATAGGCATagggatgtgaaataaaaaaattatctttgaaaaaacaatttttcgttagtacattattaaaatactttgaaaggactttccaatggtgtataaattatgaatgTAAGTTaaacagttagaaag contains the following coding sequences:
- the LOC106079835 gene encoding uncharacterized protein LOC106079835 isoform X1 encodes the protein MLINSVQKYQYIMMTPSNSSLSVSGVNLMSDHEVDVNLTNCNELSTVKQELVNCKLENKKLTDQLNCLLSLIKRSWTGDRLATIHLSKIVGVTPIESDNQNGSNARANSADVTFIRKRRCEQNWERLAFKLLEREYLTAQSELRQHQQHYLVNRQLYMDAVLNDHNNSMSRLPLHYRHEKANLGKTNRLRRTQSADNRRMKTAQDIVEKNDFSLHDIIGDTHFTDQNVTGHTSNESYTITPSKYLPRRVQSSTHVRRMPPNTYNDVTRYTQKNLFELNENDVVKKPRPVSASSLIQGDIQRSKPRLRHGLSSDSQLEDKVFITQNNERSLKYETTRPVKAKSKSGKHRKASVSEMSKSSNESTTNLLSASAIKNDNQNVEITGTKDRQEADVTEHNAKKDLSKMTTGLDKVEAKPPTGSRNTSGFVQRPKCVDEFTEDEQRMKDIADEFKKKTMLLQKKLGLCESGFVEFD
- the LOC106079835 gene encoding uncharacterized protein LOC106079835 isoform X2; this encodes MMTPSNSSLSVSGVNLMSDHEVDVNLTNCNELSTVKQELVNCKLENKKLTDQLNCLLSLIKRSWTGDRLATIHLSKIVGVTPIESDNQNGSNARANSADVTFIRKRRCEQNWERLAFKLLEREYLTAQSELRQHQQHYLVNRQLYMDAVLNDHNNSMSRLPLHYRHEKANLGKTNRLRRTQSADNRRMKTAQDIVEKNDFSLHDIIGDTHFTDQNVTGHTSNESYTITPSKYLPRRVQSSTHVRRMPPNTYNDVTRYTQKNLFELNENDVVKKPRPVSASSLIQGDIQRSKPRLRHGLSSDSQLEDKVFITQNNERSLKYETTRPVKAKSKSGKHRKASVSEMSKSSNESTTNLLSASAIKNDNQNVEITGTKDRQEADVTEHNAKKDLSKMTTGLDKVEAKPPTGSRNTSGFVQRPKCVDEFTEDEQRMKDIADEFKKKTMLLQKKLGLCESGFVEFD
- the LOC106079835 gene encoding uncharacterized protein LOC106079835 isoform X3; this encodes MSDHEVDVNLTNCNELSTVKQELVNCKLENKKLTDQLNCLLSLIKRSWTGDRLATIHLSKIVGVTPIESDNQNGSNARANSADVTFIRKRRCEQNWERLAFKLLEREYLTAQSELRQHQQHYLVNRQLYMDAVLNDHNNSMSRLPLHYRHEKANLGKTNRLRRTQSADNRRMKTAQDIVEKNDFSLHDIIGDTHFTDQNVTGHTSNESYTITPSKYLPRRVQSSTHVRRMPPNTYNDVTRYTQKNLFELNENDVVKKPRPVSASSLIQGDIQRSKPRLRHGLSSDSQLEDKVFITQNNERSLKYETTRPVKAKSKSGKHRKASVSEMSKSSNESTTNLLSASAIKNDNQNVEITGTKDRQEADVTEHNAKKDLSKMTTGLDKVEAKPPTGSRNTSGFVQRPKCVDEFTEDEQRMKDIADEFKKKTMLLQKKLGLCESGFVEFD